TGTATGGAAAACAATTGTTGTTCGAATTTTGAAGGGTGCCGGCCAGtattgccagtttagcctttttgaggctacatttagcctttttatttacttttgttaAGACACACAACTATTATGTTAAGACACACAACTATTCTCTTCAAGGGTTGAACAATttattgacaaatatttgacaaaatttaataaatttaacaaaactaaaatgatttaaaataaaattatttaacaaagtaTTTTATAATACAAGTTCTTTGTAAAACTATTTAATATAACATATATTGTTAACACCCTTCCTCAAACGACTTGTATACCAGCATTGTTTCTGTgacattctagttttgttgAATTAAGAGGTTTGGTGAGCATATCAGCTAACATATTTTCACTTGGGCAATAAACGCATTTGACTTGACGATCATCGATATGttgttatttattgtaaatatttcttCGTATCAATATGTTTTGTTCTGCAGCTAAATCGGTCATCTTCAACTAAGCGTAAGCAACTTTGATTGTCCTCGTATATAACTGTGGGCTCAGTTTGGTTTTGGTTCATGCGTAACCATACAGCTTCTTTGCATGTTTCAGAAAGTGATATAAACTCAGATTCTGTAGATGATAAAGCTACACAAGTTTGCTTCTTACAACACCAACTAATACTGCCATTATTAATCTGAAAAATAAATCCATTATTAGATTTACGATCAGTATTATTTTCAGCCCAATTAGCATCTGCGTAGCCTATTAGACAATTGTTGTTTGACTTATATAATTCAGCGGTTCCTTTTAAAAATTGCTTCATTCCAATCTTCTTCATTTGGGCAACAAACCTTTTGGGAAAGTATTGAAACACTGGATGTGATATCAGGTCTAGTGTTTGAgggtatcataattattttattcgagaaattgtatttttcgttttccctttttattttttactatgGACTTTATTTTAATTCACCACTAATATAAATGTACATAATTCTTCcctttttttaacttttgaaaTACAACTCTGTTAACTTTATGCAACAcaattatattttagttttgagaACTTTAAgaccatagagaacatagagcggaaactcgaaaaaaactcaaacaaaaaaattactcaaaaaagttacacatacgagtgttgtttttgttttcacatagtttttttattaatacattctcaccacttaggtttttgacaactgagttaggtcgttgacaggagagtttccgctctatgtgttttctctatgtttAAGACAACCTACTACAtctttttgaataaataaacaatgaaaatatattatttaatataaaatataaagtgtttgttgtttttatttacaatacagTCCATTATAAACCGTGAACATTTTTTGGTCCGTTCGATCCGAATATTGTCGGTAATGTGAATGTCGTAAGGAGAAAAGCTCCATTGTCGTGAAAAGTGTAATTTCTATGTATTAATTGTGAACTTCCATTTATTTGTTGATAAATATACATGACCGTGAACAGCACATACGCGTCGCGCTATACGTCGTAGTTTCGGTTGCATATATTAATATCGTTCATTGGAAAGTGACTCAAAAAAGTCTCAAAATATAAAAGGAAGGAAAAAACAATACCACGGGAGTCTCAACACAACAACAATACGCAAAGTGAAGTGTAAAAAAtcgaacatacatatatggcaAAATAAGAACAAATGTGACAGTGTTAGTGTACAGGTTGAAGACCATAGAATCAAATGTGATCagttaaattcaattttgttcGATGCTTCCCAAACTATAGTCAAAGAATACAGAGGTTTTGAAACTTTGCTGTGGTATTCACCAAATTGACTTTTAAACTTTGAACGTGTGGCCAGGCTAGAATTCAGTGTGTCTAGGCTGAAAATTAAGTCAGAACAGTAGGTGTCAAGGCTAATTTTCAGTATGTATATGTCTATGGTAAAAATTGGGTCAGAACAGTAAGTGTGTCAAGGCTGAGAATATTTTTATACcgtgaaatataattgaaattgaatactgtgaaaattatccaaaatggaagttttaagaaaaaagcgCTCTCAAATGAAAAGGTCAATGACGcgaatttacaattttgtcaaCAGTCATAATGCAACACATGATGAAATAAAGGTACGTATAGTTGAACTTGATAATGTATATTCGAAATACAAGGATCTGCAGGATGAGTTGGATATTTTATGTGAAACTGAAGCTGAAACTAATATTGAAAATGAGTACAGGGATCAAATCGAGGATATGTTTTTCGCAATTAAGGCTATTTGGTCTAGCCAATCCCAAGCTAATTTGGACAACACCGTAGTGGAAGGTGCTTCGGCTAGTACTCCGAATATTATGCATGATTTAAGTACATCAATTCAGGCTATAGTACAACAAAAATCGACTACAACATCAATTCTTGAATGTGTATCAGCTACACTTTCATCAGTGACAAATATGCAGTCGAACAATGGTCATTCTGAATTGCGCATACCACCTATACAAATTCCAGATTTCGATGGAGATCTTTGCAACTGGTTAAGATTTAGAGACTTATTCAAGGCAATGGTCCATTCTAAGACCAACTTGTCTAATGTTGAAAAATTGGAATACTTACAAACGAAATTGAAGGGTGAAGCGTCATCAATTATAAAACATTTGCAACCATCGAACGACAATTATGCTATTGCTTGGAATCTCATATTGGAAAACTACGATAGACCAGATTTGATAGAGAAACAATATTTTGATTTGCTTTTTAGACAAAAATCTTTGAAGAATGCTACGTATACGGAATTTAggaaattttacaataatacaGTGGAAGTTTATAATGCGTTAAAAGTTGTAAATGCTTCAATTAATTCATGGGATTCTATTTTATTATACCATATTGAGGACAAACTTGATTCTGAGACCATTATACTATGGCGTAGAGAGAAAAAGGACAACGAACCTCAGACATTCTCACAATTATTAAGGTTTTTAAAGATACGCCTACTTGAACTTGAGGAAACTCAACCCAGTCCTTCTACAAGACAAAGACCGATCAAGGCGATATCTGCTACTACACAATCATGTCCTTTATGTGGTGATAATCATTTATTATATAATTGTTCACAATTTAAGGCCTTAAATGTGAATGAACGCATAAAAGTGATACGTACGTCGGGTTCATGTAGAACATGCAATCTTAGACATAACACTCTTCTGCATATCGATACTCCACAACCTCAGGGTCGTCAGAATATGAACAACGCTTCAGTAAGCATCAATTCTAATCAACGAATACAACAACAAACCACATTTTTGCCAACTGCTTTGATAATGGTCCGTGACAAGGACAATGTATGGCAGTCATGCCGTGCGTTAATTGATTCGGGCGCACAGTCTACTCTGGTTTCAGAGGCTTGTGTCCAACGTTTACACTTGAATCGTACGAACGACAAGACATTAATTTATGGTGTGGGTGATAGTAACACCAACTATACAAGGGGACGAGTTCAGCTTGAAATCTTTGCTCCAGGAACAAAAGGAACCATCATAGTTCAGACGTACTGTTTGTCAAACTTGACCCACTATCTTCCGTCTCACACCGTCGACAATAATGATCTACAGTTTTTCAACAACTTACATCTAGGTGATCCTGAATacttcaagaaaaacaaaatagacaTAATCATAGGTGCTGACGTATTTGCTCACTGCATTTTGGAAGGTAAAGTTACTTATCCATCCGGATCTCCAATTGCTTTGAATACCATTTTTGGGTGGATAATAATGGGAAATGTCAATGAAGTCCAGCAATCAACATTTGTTGCCCATATATATTCAGATTTGGACATGCAGTTACAAAAATTTTGGGATACTGAAGACTGTCAACATCCGACCAAACACTTGAGTCAAGAAGAGGAAATGGCTGAAAGACACTACACAGAGAATGTTGAACGCCAGGAAGATGGAAAATACATGGTCAGACTTCCCTTCAAATCAAGTCCAGTTGAACTCGGCGAGTCTAAATGTTCAGCATTAAAAAGGCTGGAATCAATGGAACGTAGATTTGCAAGGAACCCGGAACTTAAAGAGGAGTTTCATAAGTTTATGGAGGAATACGAACGTCTTGAGCATATGCAGCTCGCCCCAAATGGTGAAAAACAAGCGTACTATATGCCTCACCATGCTGTGCTGAAGCCTTCAAGTACAACAACGAAATTACGCGTGGTGTTCGATGCATCCTGTAAAACCTCGAACAACCTTTCCTTAAACGATCAATTGCTTGTTGGACCCACAGTCCAGAACGATCTCTACACAATATTGCTTAAATTTAGGAAATTTGAAATAGGATTTACAGCGGACATTGAAAATATGTATCGACAGGTGACGATACATCCAGCGGATagacaatttcaaacaattttatggcGAAATTCTCCAGACGAGGCAACAAGGAAATATCAATTGACAACTGTAACTTACGGAACTTCTGCAGCCCCATTTTTGGCAACACGTACACTGCAACAAGTGGCCATTGATAATTCTACAGAGTATCCAACTGAATCGCATGAAATCATCAATAATTTCTATGTCGATGATTACATGTCCAGTTCACCAGATTTGGAGTCAGCAAACTCTCTTCGTATTACACTATGTTCCATATTATCCAAATCAGGATTTAACTTACGTAAGCGGTCGTCAAACTCCCAACAATTTCGGGAAAACATAGAACCTGTTGATAGAGCAT
The nucleotide sequence above comes from Calliphora vicina chromosome 1, idCalVici1.1, whole genome shotgun sequence. Encoded proteins:
- the LOC135948897 gene encoding uncharacterized protein LOC135948897, with the translated sequence MEVLRKKRSQMKRSMTRIYNFVNSHNATHDEIKVRIVELDNVYSKYKDLQDELDILCETEAETNIENEYRDQIEDMFFAIKAIWSSQSQANLDNTVVEGASASTPNIMHDLSTSIQAIVQQKSTTTSILECVSATLSSVTNMQSNNGHSELRIPPIQIPDFDGDLCNWLRFRDLFKAMVHSKTNLSNVEKLEYLQTKLKGEASSIIKHLQPSNDNYAIAWNLILENYDRPDLIEKQYFDLLFRQKSLKNATYTEFRKFYNNTVEVYNALKVVNASINSWDSILLYHIEDKLDSETIILWRREKKDNEPQTFSQLLRFLKIRLLELEETQPSPSTRQRPIKAISATTQSCPLCGDNHLLYNCSQFKALNVNERIKVIRTSGSCRTCNLRHNTLLHIDTPQPQGRQNMNNASVSINSNQRIQQQTTFLPTALIMVRDKDNVWQSCRALIDSGAQSTLVSEACVQRLHLNRTNDKTLIYGVGDSNTNYTRGRVQLEIFAPGTKGTIIVQTYCLSNLTHYLPSHTVDNNDLQFFNNLHLGDPEYFKKNKIDIIIGADVFAHCILEGKVTYPSGSPIALNTIFGWIIMGNVNEVQQSTFVAHIYSDLDMQLQKFWDTEDCQHPTKHLSQEEEMAERHYTENVERQEDGKYMVRLPFKSSPVELGESKCSALKRLESMERRFARNPELKEEFHKFMEEYERLEHMQLAPNGEKQAYYMPHHAVLKPSSTTTKLRVVFDASCKTSNNLSLNDQLLVGPTVQNDLYTILLKFRKFEIGFTADIENMYRQVTIHPADRQFQTILWRNSPDEATRKYQLTTVTYGTSAAPFLATRTLQQVAIDNSTEYPTESHEIINNFYVDDYMSSSPDLESANSLRITLCSILSKSGFNLRKRSSNSQQFRENIEPVDRAFSSDTIIDCSETVKTLGLLWNTTTDCFQYSVSLMESSDKITKRHVLSEISKIYDPIGWLAPMVIRHKIFMQKLWLKGINWDQELPNELKNEWLRLKQNIHQIKELQIPRWLQLSPGDQVELHGFSDSSELAYAAAIYIHVTKQDGSTATSLLTAKTRVANHTTPFGAMWSSAYG